DNA sequence from the Nicotiana tomentosiformis chromosome 3, ASM39032v3, whole genome shotgun sequence genome:
GGAGAAATTTAGGCCATATCTTACTATAAGTGTAAATTCGGAGAGGACAAGATCTTTTTGGTAATTAACTCTAAATTGTTTGAAGAATTAATCAAAATATTTGCTCACCAACCGCTTAAAATACAAATATTTATGTGTATAACTGTGCATAATagtttataatctatgtataatagctaagaaaaataatacttcctccgtttcaaattagatgaggtacttcctttttagtctgttccaaaataaatgtcatatttctaaatttggaaataattcaactttaaactcttcattttacccttaatgagaagcttttataaccacaaaaaTATCGTGGCCCTAtaaaacttttaccccttaagcttatAAAActataagtttcaaaagtcttttttttttaaactcagtgccgagtcaaactacctaatctaaattgaaacggagggagtagtaaatTGAGCTTCTGACATAAGTGGCCACTCGGCCAAAACATATATCAGTCGATGGCCCATAGTTTTACATTATAATTTTTAGCCAAAAACAAATAACATATGCTAACCAACAAATAATTTTAAGCGCCCTTTTGTCCCTCCTTCACTAGTCCTTTCCTTCTAACCAGCAAAAAAAAACTGCCTGATTTTTAGAAATATAATTAGTTGATTTTAGATAAAAACAAATGAAAGCATTTCGAAaaataataaagataaatttgaaatGAGAAATTACTATTTTGATGCACCTAACATAGAAAAATCAAAGAACCTATAACTCTTCCTAATTGGCGGCCTTAGCCATTATCGATCACATTAACTTCTCTTTTACAATTCCATCTCTTCTTTTATTGGCTcaccaaaaataacccaaaaatcGGAAAATTCTCATAGCTAAaattatgtgtgtgtatatatatatatatatagttgccTGATTTTTAGAATACAATTAGTTGATTTTAGATAAAAATAAATGAAAACATTTCgaaaaatagtaaagataaattTGCAATAAGAAATTACTATTTTGATGCACCTAATATAGAAAAATCAAAGGACCTATAACTCTTCCTCATTGGCGGCCTTAGCCATTATCGATCACATTAACTTCTCTTTTACAATTCCATCTCTTCTTTTATTGGCTCACCAAAAATAACCCAAAGACCGAAAAATTCTCACAGTTAaaattttgtgtgtgtgtgtgtgtgtgtatatatatatatatatatatatatatatatatatatatatatatatatatatatatatgtatgtattatAATCAATGTATACTGTATAAAAACTCAAAATGTATATTTATATTAGGTtgggtcattcctattttaattTGGTAATTATTTGTTAgactgaaaaataaaagaatactATCGAAAAGTTATAGTTTTCGGTCATTATGTTTTTTTATGTGAGTTACTAgcaatttttatgaattttacGTGAGAAAACATAGTTGTATGACTTTGATAAAAAATCATAATTATATGACCATTTGTTAAATTTATCTTTCACTATCACGAACCTGCCCTCTTTCCAAAGAGATATATTTAAAAGCATTTCTTTGCATGGCGAAAATcctttatgtaaaaaaaaaaaaaaagaactatcAATCGCTAAAATGCAAGTGTGGTGTTTGGTGTCATTTTCTTTCAAGAAATGCCATAAATAGAGGAGTCGAGTATGAAAATAACATATATTATATTAGTTGAACTCTGTGGTGAGCATCAACGTGTGCAAAACATGGTTGCATCATTAATTTGAAAAATGCATAATcttcactatacaaaatagattgtcattatataaaaaatatactaaatagactgtcactatacaatttatatataatagactgtcactatacaaaatatattgtcactatacaaaacatacaaaatagactgtcaccgtacaatttatatacaatagtcTGCCACtattcaaaatatatataaaatagactgtcactatacaaaaaatatactaaattaactgtcattatacaaaaaatatactaaatagactgtttACAAAATAggttgtcactatacaaaaaatatactaaatagactttCACTATACAATtgatatacaatagactgtcactatacaaaatatatacaaaatagactgtcactgtacaatttatatacaatagactgtcactatacaaaaaaatatacaaaatagactgtcactatacaaaatagactatcactatacaagtaatatacaaaattgactgtcactatacaaaatagatatttcggattattagatgtaatatgttggGGCCGGAAGGACATTTCGGATCAATGGGGgaaaatatgggctattaaaattttgaggggctatagagggTCATTTTCTCTAGTAAATTAGACacgctatttgtgtaaagatcccaattgattttgggcttttggaAAAAGCAAGAGAAGGTCCATTATAGTTGGCGGCAAAAAAAGGGTAATCTACGCGATATGCCCATTGAAAATACCAGTTAACACCATATacaattaaaaaatttattttaccTTGTATACCTACTTTATAAATTTATTTTACCCTATATACCtactttataattttattttatcgtaTATACCTACTGTATTCCAAAATAGAATATTGTGGTATGTTTAGTTTGgatattgtattccaaattaaAATATTGTAGCATGTTTactttgaatattgtattccaaattagaaaaTTATCGTATGTTTGATTTGGATATTGTATTACAAATTAGAATGATGTAGTATGTTTGGTttgaatattatattttaaattaaaatattaaagtaTATTCTATTCGgatattgtattccaaattagaatattgtggtatgtttggtttgaatattgtagttgttacaggtatattccGTTTGgatattgtattccaaattagaataatGTGGTAAATTAGATTTGGATTGTATTCTAAAATAGAATATTATGATACGTTTTAGAATATAAGGAGGTATAACATGTAATATTTTTGGGATATTTGACGTAATTTCTAAACTTAGGTATATCAAGTGAGTTTTATAAAAAGGTATATGAGTTAACTTCCCCGAAAAAATACCTCTTCAATTGGGCGGTAAACCACTAAAcccttcatttcatataattgcCACAACAGAGCTAAAACCCTTGGCCGTTTCTGCTTCTGTTCGTCAGCTTCTCCGGAGCTCTTCAGCCGTCGTGCTTCGCGGCACATTCAATGGTGAAACGTCATCGCGAAGAAACCGATTCCAATGGAGCGCCGGCAGTTGAACCTGCGACGTCGTCCAGCACGGTTTTCATAGATACCAACTTTGATACTCACTTGGCTTTAATTGTCTCCGACTCTGATTCTGTCTTCGATCTCAAAAGTAATTTTCCCCTTTTCTCAATTATATATAGTacgtattttttaattttttactgGTTGCTGTTTTATACATTTTCATCCCTGGATGCTCTGTtagtaaaattattaaaaaaaatgtcGAGACATTGGGTGCATTTGCACTCACTGCTTGTATGTTGGGTATGTCAAAAAGGTAAAAATTGTTGGTTAATTTTGTATTAGTTTAAGTTCTATGCACTGAATGTGTAAAAATATTAACACAATTGGTCACTTATTAGGTAATCACAAGTTAATCTCTTGATAATATTAATTGTTAATCTTGTAAGAATGGTAACTGACCTGTTATCACATGTTAAATTTGgtgttaatttttttaaaaaattgtcGGTGTATGCAACTTAAATCCATTTTGTATCCCGAGTATAAATTTCGCATTGTTGGTACTAATTTGCTTATAAGTGATTTTAGATTCTCAATCACCGAATGATTAAGTTACAAAAGAGTTGAGTTGCCTGATGCGACGTGTTTGTGTTAAGCAGAAAAGGTTGTGTTTGAACATTTAAGGTGCTTTCCTGAGATGAAAGAATTGAAGATTTCTTCAGTGAAGGTCTGTTGCTAATCCTCCAACTCACTGTTTTTTTTGTCTATCTTTATATATCTATATATTCTTGTAAAACCATGACGATCGACGCCTTTTGTTATTCCTAAAAAGGTGAAACGGAGAGGACATTACTATCACCTGTCCGATACTATGCTTGTCAGAAGTGTTTTTGAGGGTATAAAAAATGGCTGGTTCCTTTCGGTTGATGCTTCTAGCTGTGACCAAGGGTTACTTTGCATCACATATGCGCAAACTGAGGCTGACAGTCATTCGTTCAATGAAATGGCTAAAGAGAAGGGTTTTGATACTAATGAACCTCACATAGCTCATGGAAACTTGACATCAGCCTCCATCGTGAAACAGAAGAACGTTGCGAAGGTCATTGGTGAATTCAAGACTATGGATGAATTGCAGCAACTTTATCTCGGAGCTGGTCCTGTGGCTAAGAAGCGTCGCATAAAAGGTGTAGTCACAGATACCCACACTTCAAAGCATGGCATAGATAATGATGATTCTGAATTTAAGATTGTTGGAAATGATAGTAATGAAGGAGAACGAGAGCATATAAACATGAAATCGAAAAATGCCAGTGCTGAACCCAGTAATAAGATGTCAAAATTTGGAAAGAAGAAATGTAGGATGGGTGGGGCGAGTGCTGAAATCTCTAGTGTGCAGGACGCTCAATGTGGGAATAGGAACAATGATGCACTTGACGAAACATCGCAGTGTGGGACTATTGCGAATAAAGTGAAAAAACCGGATAGCTGTCAGGGTTCCACCGGGTTTAATCATAGGGATGTTGCAATTCCGGAGAACTCCACAGAACATAGACCAATAATAAAGGCGGCTTTAGCAGAAGCGTTAGAGGACCAATCTTTGAGAACTAATACTGCCCatcagaaaaggaaaaagaagaaggtAAAGGACTCATCCACGTGCCATGATGGAGTTGAAATGAAGATCTTTGACAAGTTGACTGATGTTGACACTACTATTCAATCTGGACTGAAAGAAACGGTATGCATTCGCAGAAAAGAGCAAGATTGTCTGATTTAAACGTTCACTTTTACAATAGAACAAGTGTAAACAGGTCTCAATGCTTATCAAAAGGAGAAATGAACAACGACAAAAAGATAAGTTTAAAAATGGTGAACTTTGTAATTGAAAATGGTTAGCAATTGAAAATTTATAACCTGTCTTATTTATAATACTACCAAGTATAAGAGTATACACACTGCAGTTCACAAATAGTTATACTTACCTCTAAGTAATGAAAGAAGAAACCTTTAAAGTAGTACTTCCGCTACTTTTTACTGATGTTCATAAGTAGGTTAACTTGATTTTTCTTAAAAGAGCAGT
Encoded proteins:
- the LOC104091079 gene encoding uncharacterized protein isoform X1; the encoded protein is MVKRHREETDSNGAPAVEPATSSSTVFIDTNFDTHLALIVSDSDSVFDLKKKVVFEHLRCFPEMKELKISSVKVKRRGHYYHLSDTMLVRSVFEGIKNGWFLSVDASSCDQGLLCITYAQTEADSHSFNEMAKEKGFDTNEPHIAHGNLTSASIVKQKNVAKVIGEFKTMDELQQLYLGAGPVAKKRRIKGVVTDTHTSKHGIDNDDSEFKIVGNDSNEGEREHINMKSKNASAEPSNKMSKFGKKKCRMGGASAEISSVQDAQCGNRNNDALDETSQCGTIANKVKKPDSCQGSTGFNHRDVAIPENSTEHRPIIKAALAEALEDQSLRTNTAHQKRKKKKVKDSSTCHDGVEMKIFDKLTDVDTTIQSGLKETVCIRRKEQDCLI
- the LOC104091079 gene encoding uncharacterized protein isoform X2, whose amino-acid sequence is MVKRHREETDSNGAPAVEPATSSSTVFIDTNFDTHLALIVSDSDSVFDLKKKVVFEHLRCFPEMKELKISSVKVKRRGHYYHLSDTMLVRSVFEGIKNGWFLSVDASSCDQGLLCITYAQTEADSHSFNEMAKEKGFDTNEPHIAHGNLTSASIVKQKNVAKVIGEFKTMDELQQLYLGAGPVAKKRRIKGVVTDTHTSKHGIDNDDSEFKIVGNDSNEGEREHINMKSKNASAEPSNKMSKFGKKKCRMGGASAEISSVQDAQCGNRNNDALDETSQCGTIANKVKKPDSCQGSTGFNHRDVAIPENSTEHRPIIKAALAEALEDQSLRTNTAHQKRKKKKVKDSSTCHDGVEMKIFDKLTDVDTTIQSGLKETV